In Pseudonocardia sp. DSM 110487, the sequence GGCGCCCAGGTCGCCGGGACCCCGATCGAGCTGGTCGGCATCGGGTGTGGCGACGACACCGCGGACCGCATCCTCCAGGAGGTGCGGCGGCTCGTCGAGCAGCTCGGCGCCAACGTCATCATCGGGCCACTCTCGGGAGACGAGGGCATCGCCGTCGCCGAGTACGCCAAGTCCAACCCGGACCTGACGGTGTTCGCCGGCCTCGCCGGCTCTCAGGAAGCGACGCTGCAGGTACAGGCGCCGAACTTCTTCCGGTTCTACGGCGACGGGGCGATCTGGAACGCCGGTCTCGGCGACATCCAGTACAACAAGGAAGGCTGGCGGACCGTCGCGGTCATCGCGGACGACTACAGCTTCGGCCACACCTCTACCGCCGGGTTCATCGCGGACTTCTGCGCCGTCGGTGGCCAGGTCACCCATCGGGTCTTTCCTCCGCTCGGCACGACGGACTACTCGTCCTACATCGCGCAGCTCCCGGACCCGGACGAGGTCGACGGCTACTTCTGGGCTGTCGGTGGGACCGGGACGCAGGCGTCCCTCGAGGCGTTCGTCGACGCGAAGGGCAACCTGACCGGCGCGCAGCACACGGGGAACTTCTTCTTCAACCCCAACCTGGCGCAGGCACTCGGCACCGGCATCGCCGGGGCGTACGTCGGCGGGTTCGCCGCGTTGCCGGCCGACGTCCGCACGCCGCAGATCGACGAGTACCTGGCGAGCGCGGACGCGACCTGGGAGTCGCTGGCCGGAGCGCTCAGCAGCAACCAGCCGGCGCCGCCATCGGTGACCGCCGCATTCGGGTTCTTCTACGGCTACTACTCCGCAGGCGTGGCCCTGGCCCAGGGCCTCACGGCCGTCGACGGCAGCATCGCGGATCGCGCCGCCTTCCACGCCGCGATCTCCGATCTGACCCTCGACCTCCCCTACGGTGACGTCAGGCTGGACGAGAACCGCAGCGGGATCGTCGACGTGGGGATCTCCCGGCTCACCGTCAACGACACGGGCGAGGTCGTCCAGCAGACCGTGGCGATCGTGCCGGGCGTCGACCAGACCTTCGGTGGCACGTTCGGGCCCGACACCCCGTCGCCGTCCCGTGACTTCCCGCGGTGCGAGCGGCGTGACCTGCCGTGGACGGGCAAGGCGATTCCGGTCGTCGGCGGCGCGCCGCAGCGCTGATCATCGAGGAGGCTGTGGCCATGGCCGAGACCAGCGAGCCGACCGGTCCGGAACCGGCGATCCGGGTTCACTCCGTAACGGTGGCCTATGGGGGCCTGCTCGCCCTGCGCGGCATCGACCTGGAGGTCGCGCACGGCGAGCGGGTGGCGATCATCGGACCGAACGGGGCCGGCAAGTCCACGCTGTTCAACGTGATCGCCGGCGACATCGCGCCGACGCGCGGATCGGTGGTGATCAAGGGCCTGGACTGCACGTCGAGGCCCTCCCGGCACCGGCCTCGCCTGGGCGTGGCGCGCACCTACCAGAAGGCGCGGACGTTCGCCGGGCTGACGGTGCGGGACAACATCTACCTCGCTCTCGCCGGCCATCGACGCAGGCACCACTCGCTCTGGCGGTCCTCCGTCGATGATCGGATGAGAGTCGAGGCGGGCCGGGTCGCCGGTGCGGTCTGGCTCACCGACCAGCTCGACCGTCCTGCAGGCGAACTCGCGCACGGGCAGAAGCGGCAGCTGGAGCTCGGTATGGCGATCGCGGCTCGACCGGACGTCCTGCTGCTCGACGAACCGGCGTCGGGTCTGTCGCGCGGCGAACGCGAGCGCCTGGTGGAACTGCTCGAGTCCTCTGCCGCCGACGTGACGCTGCTGCTCATCGAGCACGACATGGACGTGGCGTTCCGGATCGCCCGGCGCGTCGTCGTGATGGCCGACGGGGAGACGGTGACCGTCGGTTCGCCTGCTGACGTCCAGAACAACCCCGATGTACACCGGATCTATCTCGGCGTGGAGGCGATGACGTGAGCGGTGCCCCCCTGCTCGAGGTCCGGGGACTCCGGGCCGGCTACGGAGCATCGCTGGTCCTCGACGACTTCAGCTTCGGCATGGGCGTCGAAGCCGTCGGGATCGTGGGCCGCAACGGCATGGGCAAGACCACGCTGTGCGACACCCTCGTCGGATTCCTGCCGCCCTCCGGGGGGCACGTTCTCCTTCGCGGGGAGCGCATCGACGGACTGACGCCGGAACGGGTCGCGAGGGCCGGGATGGCGTACGTCCCCCAGGGCCGTCGCCTGTTCCCGTCCCTCACCGTCGATGAGCATCTCGCCATGCTGGCCCGGGGAACCAGGAACAAGCGCTGGACGCCCGATGCCGTCTACGAGCTGTTCCCCCGGCTGGCGGAGCGGAGGAAACACGGTGGCGCCAACCTGTCGGGAGGCGAGCAGCAGATGCTGGCGGTCGGGCGTGCGCTGCTCCTGAACGCGCACCTGGTCGTGATGGACGAGCCGTCGGAAGGCCTGGCACCGACGATCGTCGACGTCCTGGTGGACGCCGTGCATCGCCTCGTCGCGGAAGGGGTGGCCGTCCTGGTGGTGGAGCAGAACCTGCGTGCAGCGGTCCGAATGGCCGGACGTCAGCTCGTCATGGTTTCCGGCCGCATCGAGGCGGAGTTCGGCGGTGACGAGCTGACGACCCGGCCCGACCTACAGCACCGCTACCTGGGCGTGGGAACTGTGCCTGCGCCTCACCCGAGACCGTAGCCGCGGGCTGCGGGACGCACGTCAACGCGTATCCACCGGAGAGAAGGAGCGAGCAATGGCCAGAGTGTTGGTCCTGACAGGCGACGCGGCAGAAGAACTCGACTCGATGTACCCCGTCTTCCGGTTGCGGGAAGGCGGCCATGAGGTCGTCGTGGCCGCTCCGAGCAGGCGGGCCGTCAAGCTGGTGATCCACGACTTCGAGCCCGGCTGGGACGCGTACACCGAGAAGCCCGGCCGCCAGCTGCCCGTGGACCACGCGTTCGCCGACGTGCGACCGGAGGACTACGACGCGCTGGTGATCCCCGGCGGCCGAGCGCCGGAGTACATCCGCACCGACCCGGACGTGGCCCGCATCGTGCGCCACTTCTTCGAGCGCGACCTCCCGGTGGGCACGATCTGCCACGGCCCGCAGGTGCCGGCCGCTCTGGGCCTGCTGCGCGGCCGCACCACGGCAGCATTCCCGCCGCTGAAGGCCGACATGGAGCAGGCCGGCGCAACGTTCGTGGACGCGCCGGACGTGGTCGACGGTTCGATGGTCTCGTGCCGCGGCTGGCCGGACCTGCCCGAGTGGTCGCGTGCGTTCATGCGCGTGCTAGGCGGCGCGCGCGTCCTGGCGTGATGCACATCCGCGGGTCGCGCGGTCGCCGGTGACGCGCCGACCCGCGGATGCGCTACTCGTCCGTGCGCGCCTCAACGTCTCGACTGACATCAAGATCGCCTACCACGACAAGATGCGCGAGGTGCTGGGAAACGACCCGAAGATGCGCGAGCCGAACGCCATCCAATCGAGGCCATGCGGGCGGTCGCCGCCCAGAAGTTCGAGCTGTTCGGCGCCGCCGGCAAGGGCTTGCTCTACTGACATGGCCGACCCGTCCCATGTCGTCCTGGGCCTCGGCGGTTGCGTCGACGAGTAGTTGACGCTCTCCGCGGACGTGCTGGAACAGCTGGTCACCGAACACGGCGTCCGTGCGGCGGAACACACGAAGTACTGAGTGGCAGCACTCGGCGTACGCGCCGGGCGCGTACGCCGCCGCCCTCGACACCGGCACCGTGCTGGCCGCCGCCCGCTGATGCCACGGTGACGACTTCACCGACGAGCACGTCGACCGCCTGCGCCGGCAACCACGTCGGCCAGAATCCGTCGCCTCGCGGCAGCGCTGTGCGAACAGATGGAGAACAGCGTCCGGTGTGTACCCGGCTTCGCGCTCGACGTCGCGCACCCCACCACCGTCGGGCTCGGCGACACGTTCGCCGGCGGCCTTCTCGCCGCACTCGCCAGGAAGGATCGCTGACGACCGTCGAGACAGTGCACGCAACCGGCCGAAACGTTCTACCGCGGCGCCCGCCGGGCCGCCGAGTTCCGCGCCCGTGCCGGTCTGCTCGACCGTCCCGAGGATCGGGCGGCTCACTGACCAGCCGGTCGAGCTCTACTCGGCCACCTATCCATGAGCGAGGCCACGCGCTGAAAGCGGCTGATGCACGCGAGTGTCCCGACCTAGCCTCCGACGTTCAGGGAAGGACGATGCGTGTGGTTAGTGCGCAACTCCCCCTCGGACACGTCCGTTAACCACACGCGGCGCGAGCAGGACCTCGACTGCTCGCCCGTGTGGTTCGTAGCGGAGTCCCAGACCGCGGCTCGCGGTACAGCCGTTCAAGGCTGCCGGCATCCGCGTCCTTCATCGCCGCGCCGACATCGCCGAGTGAGTCGATCATCGCGTAGACCTCGGCGTCGGTGATCAGACTCGGCGCAGGTGCGCCATCCACCTCGGCCCGCGCGGCCGCGCGCTGGGCTTGAGCCTCGTTGATCGGGTCGACAAGAGCACTCGGGTCGATCCCCGCAGCGATCGCGTCCTGGAACCGCCTTGACGGCTCTCCGCATCGGCGAGCCGCTTCCTCGCCGTGTTGTGCGTGCTCGGATTCGCGTCGCCGCCCTGAGACGCGACCAGGGCGGCCACAGTTCGCTTGACGTTGCCCTTCGAGAAGATGGACCCGATCCACGCGTTCAGCGGCACTACGATGTCGAACTCCCGCAGGTTGACCGTCCTGGGATGGCTGGCGAGAGCAGCGGAGCCGGGGCGAGCGTTCGAGCCAGACAGGGGCCGGCTCCGTCAGCGGCCGGACCGTACGATCCCCGCCCGGCCACGCGGCAGTAGGTCTCGCGCTTGCGAATCACCGCGCCTGCATCCGCCGGCCACACAGCGCGCATCGCACGAGACCGCGGAGGAGGTACGGAGGGTGCCGGTGGTCCGAGTCCACTCCAGCTTCCCGAGATTCCGGATACCGCCCCGCCCTACCCACTGCTAACGGCCCCTCCTGGAGACCGAGGGCGTCTCCGAACGCCGCGCCCCTGGCTCATTCGGATCTGTACCGGAGAAGCACCATGCCGCATCGAAACCCACGCGCTTCTATCAGCCGCATGGCAGGTATCGCCGTGCCATCTGAGAAAAGGCGCCGGCCGTGCCCGGCGACGGCGGGGTGGATGAACAGCCGATATTCATCGACAAGGCCGGCCGCGATCAAGGCGTGGACGAGGGTGATGCTGCCAGTGGTCACGATGTCCTTACCGGGTGCGCGCTTCAATGCCTGGACCTCGTCGAGCGCGTCGCCGGTCAACACCGTGGTGTTCTGCCACCGCGTGTCGCCCATCGATCCGGAGATCACATACTTGTGTACCTCATCGAGATACACCCTGGTGCCGGTCGTGTCGTCGGTTTGCCGCGGCCAGAACTCTCGCATGTCCTCAAATGTCCTGCGCCCGACGAGGAGGGCGTCGGCGGCCTCCCGCTGTTCCTTGATCGCCGCCTCGACGTCAGACAGATCGTAATCGCTTGAGCCGCGCGGGGAGAACCACTCTCCGGTCTCGATGACTCCGTCCAAGGTGATGCCTTCGTTGACGATCAGTTCTCTCATGCCCTGCTCCATTTCGTTGCGCCAGGCGCGTTCGCCCTGGCCGGTCGATCTATTTCGTCGCAGTACCGTCTCGGACTTGTCGGCCGGCGTCGCTCGGGAGAGTGGGGCGGTTCGCCACGGCCATCTCCCGCTCCCCGCTCACGCCGAGAAGTTGGGGTTCGCGCTGCGGGCGTACCGAGCGCGGCCCGCAGGTTCCTCCCAGTCCTCCTGCCGGCCGAGAGCGGTCAGATCGAGGAAGTAGTACGCGCCGCCGACCGTCTCGGTGCCGCGGGCGTAGAGGGAGTAGGTGTGGAAGACGTCGTCGTCGACGCGGAGGAAGCAGCTCAGGCCGTTCAACTCGAACGGCTGCGGACCCTGCAGGTACGACGCGGTGTTCGCTTGCTCGTGCTCGGCTCTGGTGCGGAAGTTGTACTCGGCCGGAGTGACCGACTCGTCGATCGTGACGTGGAAGTCGTAATTGAAGTCGCTGCCGAACGACGAGTACCAGGGGACGGTCCATCCCTTCTTGGCCCGATAGGCCTCGATCTTCCGGTAAGGCGCGCGCGAGACGTACGCGAACGACGTGCTGCGGGCCAGCAGGTGGCTGAGGTGGCCGGCGGAGAACTCGTCGGCGCCTGCCGAGCGGCTCGGGCACCCTTCGTCCCATTCGGGGTCGAACATGAAGTGGCCGACGATCAGCTGGGCGTGCCCGTCGAACAGGTCGAGCAGGCGGGCAGGCCCGGTGGGGCCCTCGAAGATGTAGTCGTTGGCGATCCTCACCATGGGAAGCCGCCGACGCTCGGCGTTGAGCTCGTCACGAGCTCTGGTCAGGGCCTTCTCCTTGATCAGAAGGGCCTTGCGGGCAGCGCGCCATTGCTCGCGGGACACGACCGGCGGAAGTGCTGCTGCTGTATCCGTCACGATCCAACGGTAGGAAGCTGCGGCAGTTCCCCACATCGGTCAGCCGGCCCTGTCGCCATCGCTACAGGTCAGAGGCTCGCATCAGCCCGGCTCGCACGGGTGTCAGCACGGGAACGGCGGATACACCCCGGTCATGTGACCGATCCCAGATCCAGGTAGGCCAGCTCCATCCGCCGGGTAACGCCGAGTTTGGGGAAGACCCGGTACAGATGGTGCCCGACCGTGCGCGGGCTCAGGAACAGCTGTGCGCCGATCTCCTTGTTGCTCAGCCCTGCCGCGGCCAGCCGCACGACCTGCAGTTCCTGCGGGGTGAGTCGCGCCGACCCGCCGGTGTCGGAGCTGCGGGGAGCGGGCCGTGCACCCAACACCTCCAGCTCGGCGGCCGCGCGTTCGGCCCACCGGCGGGCACCGAGCCGATCGAACAGCTCCATCGCCGCGGACAGCTGGGCACCGGCGTCCGAGCGGCGGCGTTGCCGGCGCAGCCATTCCCCGTAGACCAGGTGCGTCCGCGCCATGTCATAGGGTCGGCTCGCTGTCTCATGGGCGCGCAGCGCCGCGGCGTAGCCGGTGTCCGCGTCGGATCCCTGATCCAGCAACGCCTGGCAGCGCAGCGCCAACGCACCCGTCGACAGGTGCCCGGAGTGTCGAGCCCATTCCTGGAAGACCGACGACATGGTCCGGGCGCGATCGATGTGGCCGCTGCGCACGGCAGCCTCGACGAAGTCCGGCGCGGCCCGGATCTCGTAGCCGTACCCGATGCGATCGCGGTAGATGCTGTCGAGGTGTTCCAGGGCGGCATCGGCCCGGCCGGCGGCGAGTTCGAGCAGGCCCAGCGCCCAGCGCGCGCACGCGGTTGCCGCGACGTGCCGGGCGGCCTGCGCATTCACCTCGGCCGCCAGCGACCGGCAGCGCTCCTCATCGCCCGACACCGCGTCGAGCCATGCCGAGATGGCAGTCATCGCGGTGACCTGGTTGCGCTGGCCGACCTCGACTGCAAGCGCGGTCCCCTCGGTGGCGGCGGCTGCTGCGTCCAGGA encodes:
- a CDS encoding ABC transporter ATP-binding protein; amino-acid sequence: MAETSEPTGPEPAIRVHSVTVAYGGLLALRGIDLEVAHGERVAIIGPNGAGKSTLFNVIAGDIAPTRGSVVIKGLDCTSRPSRHRPRLGVARTYQKARTFAGLTVRDNIYLALAGHRRRHHSLWRSSVDDRMRVEAGRVAGAVWLTDQLDRPAGELAHGQKRQLELGMAIAARPDVLLLDEPASGLSRGERERLVELLESSAADVTLLLIEHDMDVAFRIARRVVVMADGETVTVGSPADVQNNPDVHRIYLGVEAMT
- a CDS encoding dihydrofolate reductase family protein; the protein is MRELIVNEGITLDGVIETGEWFSPRGSSDYDLSDVEAAIKEQREAADALLVGRRTFEDMREFWPRQTDDTTGTRVYLDEVHKYVISGSMGDTRWQNTTVLTGDALDEVQALKRAPGKDIVTTGSITLVHALIAAGLVDEYRLFIHPAVAGHGRRLFSDGTAIPAMRLIEARGFRCGMVLLRYRSE
- a CDS encoding DJ-1/PfpI family protein, encoding MARVLVLTGDAAEELDSMYPVFRLREGGHEVVVAAPSRRAVKLVIHDFEPGWDAYTEKPGRQLPVDHAFADVRPEDYDALVIPGGRAPEYIRTDPDVARIVRHFFERDLPVGTICHGPQVPAALGLLRGRTTAAFPPLKADMEQAGATFVDAPDVVDGSMVSCRGWPDLPEWSRAFMRVLGGARVLA
- a CDS encoding ABC transporter substrate-binding protein; this translates as MSRIERPKVRALSLAVGLVLLAAGCGGYSDSGGSGAPPGAAPADDGTVRLGILGECEGPFGGFHEDVVAGATFAMVEHAGATVKSRTSALDGFTGAQVAGTPIELVGIGCGDDTADRILQEVRRLVEQLGANVIIGPLSGDEGIAVAEYAKSNPDLTVFAGLAGSQEATLQVQAPNFFRFYGDGAIWNAGLGDIQYNKEGWRTVAVIADDYSFGHTSTAGFIADFCAVGGQVTHRVFPPLGTTDYSSYIAQLPDPDEVDGYFWAVGGTGTQASLEAFVDAKGNLTGAQHTGNFFFNPNLAQALGTGIAGAYVGGFAALPADVRTPQIDEYLASADATWESLAGALSSNQPAPPSVTAAFGFFYGYYSAGVALAQGLTAVDGSIADRAAFHAAISDLTLDLPYGDVRLDENRSGIVDVGISRLTVNDTGEVVQQTVAIVPGVDQTFGGTFGPDTPSPSRDFPRCERRDLPWTGKAIPVVGGAPQR
- a CDS encoding DUF899 domain-containing protein, yielding MTDTAAALPPVVSREQWRAARKALLIKEKALTRARDELNAERRRLPMVRIANDYIFEGPTGPARLLDLFDGHAQLIVGHFMFDPEWDEGCPSRSAGADEFSAGHLSHLLARSTSFAYVSRAPYRKIEAYRAKKGWTVPWYSSFGSDFNYDFHVTIDESVTPAEYNFRTRAEHEQANTASYLQGPQPFELNGLSCFLRVDDDVFHTYSLYARGTETVGGAYYFLDLTALGRQEDWEEPAGRARYARSANPNFSA
- a CDS encoding ABC transporter ATP-binding protein, with product MSGAPLLEVRGLRAGYGASLVLDDFSFGMGVEAVGIVGRNGMGKTTLCDTLVGFLPPSGGHVLLRGERIDGLTPERVARAGMAYVPQGRRLFPSLTVDEHLAMLARGTRNKRWTPDAVYELFPRLAERRKHGGANLSGGEQQMLAVGRALLLNAHLVVMDEPSEGLAPTIVDVLVDAVHRLVAEGVAVLVVEQNLRAAVRMAGRQLVMVSGRIEAEFGGDELTTRPDLQHRYLGVGTVPAPHPRP